A single region of the Nicotiana sylvestris chromosome 6, ASM39365v2, whole genome shotgun sequence genome encodes:
- the LOC104209941 gene encoding protein yippee-like At4g27745 has protein sequence MGKSFHVEFDVSDPSLRFYVCCICQNHVALTQDFSLNYTPATGVTGGVFDKVVNVHVNEAEQQRQLGLHTVADVYCNKCENLLGWKFIEVFEEDPVARKDMVMLQMGKLQERNGNQIEEAVEPITNTATGNRQ, from the exons GTTGAGTTCGATGTGTCTGATCCCAGTCTTCGTTTCTACGTGTGCTGTATCTGCCAAAACCATGTCGCTCTCACCCAAGATTTCAGCCTTAACTACACG CCAGCAACCGGGGTGACTGGAGGTGTATTTGATAAAGT GGTGAATGTGCATGTAAACGAAGCAGAGCAGCAGAGGCAACTTGGTCTTCACACAGTAGCAGATGTCTACTGTAATAAATGCGAGAATCTTCTCGGATGGAAATTT ATTGAAGTTTTTGAAGAGGATCCAGTGGCAAGAAAAGACATGGTTATGTTACAAAT GGGGAAGCTGCAGGAAAGGAATGGAAATCAAATAGAAGAAGCAGTGGAACCAATCACAAATACAGCTACAGGAAATCGCCAGTAG